The proteins below are encoded in one region of Bacteroides uniformis:
- a CDS encoding nucleoside kinase — MKHMLQICCKNNNISKEFPIGSSLLDIYYGFNLNFPYQVVSAKVNNRSEGLNFRVYNNKDVEFLDIRDSSGMRTYVRSLCFILYKAVSELFPEGKLFVEHPVSKGYFCNLRIGRPIELEDVAAIKKRMQEIIAENIPYHRVECHTTEAVRIFNERGMNDKVKLLETSGSLYTYYYTLGDTVDYYYGNLLPSTGYIWLFDIVKYYDGLLLRIPNRANPDVLEEVVKQEKMLDVFKEHLRWNYIMGLGNVGDFNMACEEGHATDLINVAEALQEKKIAQIADDIYHRGENGNRVKLVLISGPSSSGKTTFSKRLSVQLMTNGLRPYPISLDNYFVDREDTPRDENGNYDYESLYALDLELFNTQLQALLRGEEVELPRFNFNLGKKEYKGDKLRIDEHTILILEGIHALNPELTPQIPAASKYKIYVSALTTISLDDHNWIPTTDNRLLRRIIRDFNYRGYSAQETISRWPSVRAGEDKWIFPYQENADVMFNSALLFEFAVLRCHAEPILTSVPRNCPEYAEAYRLLKFIKYFTPVQDKEIPPTSLLREFLGGSSFKY; from the coding sequence ATGAAACACATGTTACAAATTTGTTGCAAAAATAATAATATTTCTAAAGAATTCCCTATAGGGAGCTCACTTTTGGATATTTATTACGGTTTTAATCTAAATTTCCCCTATCAGGTAGTCAGTGCAAAGGTCAACAACCGTTCCGAAGGGCTGAATTTCCGTGTATACAACAATAAGGATGTAGAGTTTCTCGACATACGCGACTCCTCAGGTATGCGCACCTATGTCCGTTCCCTCTGCTTCATTCTTTACAAAGCTGTCAGCGAGCTGTTTCCGGAAGGAAAACTGTTCGTAGAGCATCCGGTATCCAAAGGTTACTTCTGCAACCTGCGCATCGGCCGCCCCATAGAGCTGGAAGATGTGGCAGCCATCAAGAAGCGGATGCAGGAAATCATTGCCGAGAACATCCCCTACCACCGTGTAGAATGCCACACCACCGAGGCTGTACGCATCTTCAACGAACGGGGCATGAACGACAAAGTGAAGCTGCTGGAAACTTCCGGCTCGCTATATACCTATTACTACACACTGGGCGACACCGTAGACTACTACTACGGCAACCTGTTGCCCAGTACCGGATACATCTGGCTGTTCGATATCGTGAAGTATTACGACGGCCTGCTGCTACGCATCCCCAACCGGGCAAACCCCGATGTCCTGGAAGAAGTGGTGAAACAAGAGAAAATGCTCGACGTATTCAAGGAACACCTGCGCTGGAACTACATTATGGGACTGGGCAACGTAGGCGACTTCAACATGGCTTGCGAGGAAGGCCATGCCACCGACCTCATCAACGTGGCCGAAGCCCTGCAGGAAAAAAAGATAGCCCAGATTGCCGATGACATCTACCACCGCGGCGAAAACGGAAACCGGGTGAAGCTCGTGCTCATCTCCGGCCCCTCGTCTTCCGGAAAAACCACTTTCAGCAAACGCCTCAGCGTGCAGCTGATGACCAACGGCCTGCGTCCTTACCCCATCTCGCTGGACAACTACTTCGTAGACCGTGAAGACACCCCGCGCGATGAGAACGGCAATTACGATTACGAATCGCTCTATGCCCTCGACCTTGAGCTCTTCAACACCCAATTACAAGCATTGCTCCGGGGCGAAGAAGTGGAGCTGCCCCGCTTCAACTTCAACCTCGGGAAGAAAGAGTACAAGGGAGACAAGCTGCGCATCGACGAGCATACCATCCTCATCCTGGAAGGAATCCATGCCCTGAACCCTGAACTGACACCACAGATTCCCGCCGCCAGCAAATACAAGATTTATGTATCTGCCCTGACCACCATCTCGCTGGACGACCACAACTGGATTCCCACCACGGACAACCGCCTGCTGCGCCGCATCATCCGCGACTTCAACTACCGCGGCTACTCGGCACAAGAGACCATTTCACGCTGGCCCAGTGTACGTGCCGGCGAGGACAAATGGATATTCCCCTACCAGGAAAATGCCGACGTTATGTTCAACTCCGCCCTCTTGTTCGAATTCGCCGTGCTCCGCTGCCACGCAGAGCCCATCCTTACCAGTGTTCCACGGAACTGTCCGGAATACGCAGAAGCCTACCGGTTGCTGAAATTCATCAAATATTTCACCCCCGTGCAGGACAAAGAAATTCCACCGACATCCTTATTGAGAGAATTTTTAGGAGGCAGTAGCTTCAAATACTAA
- a CDS encoding sensor histidine kinase yields the protein MKKIISILLLATFCIFTQLHAQNRADELMKQAQENLTKKEYIKARYLFLQAYNAFATQDKYAQAVECGVNASALYHRENYYKEAFELLRGAEQVVATGEQKTGKAMPNLRFRINKERLQMYINLKNPARAKEQLTKLEETAKASHNDSLSNDLLYTQANYYYTFGMNTQGDAATNRLIGQYKEQKNYAKVDECYKTLISIARKANNAGLVARTYDKYILWTDSVKALTAQEELNALKKKYDESLATIQEKDDSLSAKQYIIIGLCILAAILAAALVFGAIVLLRFIILTRKQKKAISIANEHNELKTKFIQNISAQMEPTLDTLDASLPGVKALHAFSNHIQELSELETTLSEPYEVQEKNISTFCEGIMDKIKGMTQEDVTLTVNAPKLNVKINPEQLERVLLHLLENAAEYTPAGGKIWLDFKKRGAHTHQFIISDTGCGIPEEQRENIFKPFTEVKDLTQGDGLGLPICSLIATKMNGSLTLDSSYNKGARFVLELHA from the coding sequence ATGAAAAAAATTATTTCGATACTTCTCTTAGCGACTTTCTGCATCTTTACTCAACTCCATGCGCAAAACCGTGCAGACGAATTGATGAAACAAGCACAAGAAAATCTTACGAAAAAAGAATATATCAAAGCCCGCTATCTATTCCTGCAAGCCTACAATGCCTTTGCCACGCAAGACAAGTATGCCCAGGCAGTGGAATGCGGCGTCAATGCCAGCGCCCTCTACCATCGGGAGAATTACTATAAAGAAGCTTTTGAACTGCTGCGCGGTGCCGAGCAAGTGGTGGCAACCGGCGAACAGAAAACGGGCAAGGCCATGCCCAACCTACGTTTCCGCATCAACAAGGAACGCCTGCAGATGTACATCAACCTGAAAAATCCCGCACGTGCCAAGGAACAGCTGACCAAACTGGAAGAGACCGCCAAAGCCTCTCACAACGACTCTCTGAGCAACGACCTGCTTTATACGCAGGCCAACTATTACTACACCTTCGGCATGAACACACAAGGTGATGCGGCTACCAACCGCCTGATAGGGCAATATAAGGAACAGAAGAACTACGCCAAAGTAGACGAATGCTACAAGACTCTTATCAGTATCGCCCGCAAAGCAAACAATGCCGGACTGGTGGCACGCACCTACGACAAGTACATCCTATGGACCGACTCCGTAAAGGCGCTTACCGCCCAAGAGGAACTGAACGCCCTGAAGAAGAAATATGATGAAAGCCTGGCCACTATCCAGGAGAAAGATGATTCCCTAAGCGCCAAGCAGTACATCATCATCGGGCTTTGCATACTCGCCGCCATCCTTGCCGCCGCACTGGTATTCGGCGCCATCGTATTGCTGCGTTTCATCATCCTCACCCGTAAACAGAAGAAGGCCATCAGCATTGCTAATGAGCACAATGAGCTGAAAACCAAATTTATCCAGAACATTTCCGCCCAAATGGAACCGACACTGGACACGCTCGACGCCTCACTGCCGGGCGTAAAAGCCCTGCATGCATTCTCCAACCATATCCAGGAACTGTCCGAATTGGAAACCACCTTGTCCGAACCCTACGAAGTGCAGGAGAAGAATATCTCCACTTTCTGTGAAGGCATCATGGACAAAATCAAAGGAATGACACAAGAAGATGTCACCCTGACCGTGAATGCCCCCAAATTGAATGTGAAAATCAACCCTGAGCAACTGGAACGCGTCTTGCTGCATTTGTTGGAAAACGCCGCCGAGTACACCCCTGCTGGAGGAAAAATATGGCTGGACTTCAAGAAACGTGGTGCGCACACCCACCAGTTCATCATCAGCGACACCGGTTGCGGTATCCCCGAGGAGCAACGCGAAAACATCTTCAAGCCTTTCACCGAAGTGAAAGACCTGACGCAAGGCGACGGCCTGGGACTCCCCATCTGCTCACTGATTGCCACCAAGATGAACGGCAGCTTGACACTAGACAGCAGCTACAACAAGGGAGCACGGTTCGTACTGGAACTGCACGCATAA
- a CDS encoding aminopeptidase P family protein, whose product MFAKETYVQRRAQLKKTIGSGVLLFLGNDEQGLNYEDNTFRYRQDSTFLYYFGLSFAGLSALIDIDEDKEIIFGDELTIDHIVWMGTQPTLHEKASAVGISETRPFADIVGYLHKAVQKGQTIHYLPPYRAEHKLKLMDWLGVPPARQEGSVPFIRAVVAQRNYKSAEEIAEIEKACDVTADMHITAMKVLRPGMYEYEVVAEMNRIAEMNNCELSFATIATVNGQTLHNHYHGNRVQPGDLFLIDAGAELPSGYCGDMSSTVPADKTFTPRQRAVYEIQNAMHLESVKALRPGIPYMKVYELSAQVMVEGLKELGLMKGNAEDAVREGAHALFYPHGLGHMMGLDVHDMENLGELWVGYDGQPKSTQFGRKSQRLAIPLEPGFVHTVEPGIYFIPELIDLWKGEKKFMDFINYDKVEEYRNFGGIRNEEDYLITETGARRLGKKIPLTPEEVEALR is encoded by the coding sequence ATGTTTGCTAAAGAAACGTATGTGCAGCGCAGGGCCCAGCTGAAAAAAACGATAGGCTCCGGAGTGTTACTGTTTTTGGGTAACGATGAACAAGGTTTGAACTATGAGGACAATACTTTTCGTTACCGCCAGGATTCCACTTTTCTCTACTATTTTGGCTTGTCGTTTGCCGGGCTGTCAGCTCTCATCGACATAGATGAAGATAAAGAAATCATTTTTGGCGATGAGCTGACCATCGACCATATTGTCTGGATGGGTACCCAGCCCACCCTTCACGAAAAGGCTTCTGCTGTGGGAATTTCCGAAACCCGTCCTTTTGCCGACATCGTCGGTTATCTGCACAAGGCTGTACAGAAGGGACAGACCATCCATTATTTGCCCCCTTATCGTGCCGAGCATAAGTTGAAACTGATGGACTGGCTGGGTGTTCCTCCGGCACGTCAGGAAGGGTCTGTGCCGTTTATCCGTGCGGTGGTGGCACAGCGCAACTACAAGTCGGCAGAAGAAATAGCGGAAATAGAAAAGGCATGCGACGTGACTGCTGACATGCACATCACCGCAATGAAGGTGCTTCGTCCGGGCATGTACGAATACGAGGTTGTGGCCGAAATGAACCGTATCGCCGAGATGAACAACTGCGAGCTGTCTTTTGCCACGATTGCTACTGTCAACGGCCAGACCCTGCATAACCACTATCACGGCAACCGGGTGCAACCGGGAGACCTCTTCTTGATTGATGCCGGCGCCGAGCTGCCTTCGGGTTACTGTGGTGACATGTCGTCTACCGTGCCGGCGGACAAGACTTTTACTCCACGCCAGCGTGCCGTTTACGAAATCCAGAACGCCATGCATCTGGAGTCTGTTAAAGCGCTTCGCCCGGGCATTCCCTATATGAAGGTGTACGAGCTTTCCGCCCAAGTGATGGTGGAGGGGCTGAAAGAGCTGGGGTTGATGAAGGGCAATGCCGAAGATGCCGTGCGCGAAGGGGCGCATGCCTTGTTTTATCCCCATGGACTGGGCCATATGATGGGGTTGGATGTGCACGATATGGAGAACCTGGGTGAGCTCTGGGTAGGCTATGACGGTCAGCCCAAGAGTACGCAGTTCGGCCGCAAGAGCCAGCGTCTTGCCATCCCTCTGGAACCGGGCTTTGTGCATACGGTTGAGCCGGGCATCTACTTCATCCCCGAGCTGATTGACTTATGGAAAGGAGAGAAGAAGTTCATGGACTTCATCAACTACGATAAGGTGGAAGAATACCGCAATTTCGGCGGCATCCGTAATGAGGAGGATTATCTGATTACCGAAACGGGAGCACGTCGCTTGGGCAAGAAAATTCCACTGACACCGGAAGAGGTGGAAGCGTTGCGTTGA